The sequence below is a genomic window from Polaribacter vadi.
GATTCGTTTTCATAATTATTGATTATCAATTTTAAAATCCGATAAATGTAAACATTAAAAGCCGTTTTGTAAATATTACAAAACGGCTTTTATAGATTATATGTTTTTAATAGGAAACTTTAAATTCCTAAAGCTTGTCCACCACCAATTTGGATAGTTTCTGCAGTTATAAAAGCAGCATCTTTGCTAGCTAAAAAAGAAACAACTCCAGCAACATCTTCTGGTTTTCCTAATCTACCTAACATAATATTATTTGCCCAAGAAGCAAAAACTTCTGGTTTTGTCGCTTTAATTTGTGCATGAAAAGGAGTATCTATAGTTCCAGGAGAAACTGCATTTACTCTAATTCCATATTCTGCTAAATCTTTAGCTAGAGCTCTTGTAATTGCATGCACACCAGCTTTTGAAGTTCCATAAATACCTGCACCTGGTCCACCAGCATTCCAACCTGCGTTAGAAGTATAATTTATAATTGATGCATAATCACTTTTCTTCAAGAAAGGAATTGCTGCTCTTGAAGCAAAAAATGCTGAATCTAAATTTAAAGCCATTACAAATCTATAGAATTCAGTTGTCATTTCTTCAAAACGAGATCTACCACCTAAACCACCTGCATTGTTTACAAGTACATCAATTTTTCCGTATTTTTCTCCAATTGTATTGATGTTAGATGTAACTGCATGTTCATCTGTAACATCAAAACCAAAATATTCTGCTGTAATTCCACTTTCAGTAAGCTCTTTTAATCTATCAGCTCCAGCTGCATCATCAATACCATTTAATATTACTATGTAGCCATCTTTACCTAATCTTTTAGCTACTTCAAAACCAATTCCTCCAGTAGCTCCTGTTATTACAGCTACATTACCATTTGTATTACTCATATTATTTAATTTATTCTTTAATATTTGTTTTTTTTTATTTTACTCCTCTACTGGACCAATATTTTTAATGAAGAAAAATATTGATAAAACAGCCATTGGTGCTAAGACTGCAATTACTATAAAAGCTGGTGTATAAGATACAGCTGCTATTTTAGGAATTAAACTATTCATTATAATTACTGAAACTGCTGCCACTGTTCCTGCTAAACCTGCTAAAGTTCCTACAGATGGCCCTTTTAATAAATCACTTGAAATTGTTTGAATATTTCCAATTGCAAACTGAAAACCAAAAAGTACAACTGCAACAATGTAAATAAATGTCATTGGATTGTTTTCGTTTACTAAGAAGATAATTCCTAATAAACCTAAAAATATTAGTGATCCACCAATTGTTATGGTAATTTTTCGGGCTGCATCTACAGTTTTTGTTTCCATCAATTTACCACTATACCAACCACCAATTATACTACCAGCCATTCCTCCTAAATAAGATATCCAAATTGTAGCTCCAATTTCTTCAATACTAAAACCAAATTCTGAATTTAAATATAAAGGCATCCAACCTACAAATAACCACCAAATTGGCTCAATAAAAAATCTAGATGCTAAAACTCCCCAAGATTCTTTATGCTTTAAAATTTGAACTACACTTAGTCCTTTTTCTTTTTTATTTTCAGTAGACTTTATAGCTTCAATTCTACTGTTCATTATAAGGTTTCTCTCCTCATCAGTTATCCAAGGATGAGATTCTGGTGTAGTTTTATTGATAAATAACCATGGAATAACCCACAACAAACCAACTGCTCCAATAATGATAAAGGTTGTTCTCCAACCAAAATGACCATATAAATACGCAATTAAAACTGGTGCAACAACACTACCTAATGAAGCTCCTGCATTAAAAATTCCTTGTGCAATAGCTCTTTGCTTTACAGGAAACCATTCTCCATTGCTTTTTACAGCACCTGGCCAATTTCCAGCTTCACCCAAACCTAATAGTGCTCTAAATAAGGTTAAGGAAAATAATCCTCTTGCGAATGCATGAAATATTGAAGCTACAGACCAAA
It includes:
- a CDS encoding SDR family NAD(P)-dependent oxidoreductase, which codes for MSNTNGNVAVITGATGGIGFEVAKRLGKDGYIVILNGIDDAAGADRLKELTESGITAEYFGFDVTDEHAVTSNINTIGEKYGKIDVLVNNAGGLGGRSRFEEMTTEFYRFVMALNLDSAFFASRAAIPFLKKSDYASIINYTSNAGWNAGGPGAGIYGTSKAGVHAITRALAKDLAEYGIRVNAVSPGTIDTPFHAQIKATKPEVFASWANNIMLGRLGKPEDVAGVVSFLASKDAAFITAETIQIGGGQALGI
- a CDS encoding MFS transporter, which produces MKVKGLRWWIIALICLATVINYIDRTAFGVMWPEMGKDLGMDESDYAVMLNVFMITYALGKFLSGKLYDIIGTRMGFTVSIVVWSVASIFHAFARGLFSLTLFRALLGLGEAGNWPGAVKSNGEWFPVKQRAIAQGIFNAGASLGSVVAPVLIAYLYGHFGWRTTFIIIGAVGLLWVIPWLFINKTTPESHPWITDEERNLIMNSRIEAIKSTENKKEKGLSVVQILKHKESWGVLASRFFIEPIWWLFVGWMPLYLNSEFGFSIEEIGATIWISYLGGMAGSIIGGWYSGKLMETKTVDAARKITITIGGSLIFLGLLGIIFLVNENNPMTFIYIVAVVLFGFQFAIGNIQTISSDLLKGPSVGTLAGLAGTVAAVSVIIMNSLIPKIAAVSYTPAFIVIAVLAPMAVLSIFFFIKNIGPVEE